The nucleotide sequence TTCAACACTGTGAATAACCTGAACTGCAGAAGGGAACAGCAGTATTCCGATCAGGAAAAAAGTAATAAATAGCTTATTTATTTTCTCGTTTTGCGTCATTAATTTTTAATTAGAAATCCTAATTTCATTGCTCTAAGCATTTTCTTTTCAAAGTTCCAAAAAAAATCATATTGTCCGTACAACCATCCAAAAAATACCAGCAAAACCTGATATAAAGGAAAAATGACAAGTATCCTAAACGGCCAATAAATATACCAGCCCATTTCTTTAGTGATGCCGAAGAAATCTGTAGTCGGACCTGCGAATTTGGCCGATGTACTGCCGGTAACGGCGAACACCACAAAAATAATCATTAATTGCCAGTTAGTCTCGATGTTCCAGCGTTCTTTTAATTTTTTCAAAGGAGTCGTTGTTTGTATTTAGTTTCAAAAAACTGAAAATAGTGATATAGAAGATAATTAACTTCCAGACCGTATCGGATATTCGGATTGTATTCTATAGTTTGAGGGTATAAAATTCGGCTGTATTTTATATCCTGAACACGGCGGTTGTATTCCATCACATAAAACTGATTCTTACGTTCTAAGAAGGTCACAGAATAATAGCTCTCCGGTGGCTGTGTGCTCATGTAGCGATCGAAACCCTGTTCTAAAATTATGATCTCGTACTCCAGTTCTTCGTTAGCAATACGTATAGTGTCATTTTTCATTTCACTCATATCTTCGGCCGAGCTCATCGTTGCTTTTCCTGAGTTACAGCTGTAAATGCCGAGTGAAATTCCTAAAACAAAAATTAAATATTTCATTGCGTGCTGTTTTCCATAAATTTACAAAATAGAACAACCAAAACATATCATTTTCAGCAGCTTTAACAAAAAAACCACCCGATAGTTCAGATGGTTTATAAATCACGACTTCATTTTTAAACTATCGGCCAAAAAGTCCTCCCAACAGTCCGCCTTTCTTAGAGCCTCCACCCAACACCATTCCGGCGATATCATCCACAACACTACCGTCACCATCACCATCGAGTAAGCTTTCAATTAGCGATTGTTGTTTTTGTTGTGATGTACTACCACCACCTAGCATCCCCCCAAGAAGGCCATCTAAAGCACCTTGAGATTTTATACTTTTTTGACGTTGTTGTTTTCCAAGATATCCAAGAACAATAGGAGCCAGTACGGTTAGGATCTGCATTACTGAGTTGCTATCCATACCCGATTTTTTAGATAAAGCGCCCACAACATTATCCTGTGAACCTCCCAGAACATGGCCAAGGATTCCCAAACCATCGATCTTCACATCCTCATTAACACCTCCGCCAAAAAGTCCGCCAAGATTATCCAGTATGCTTCCGTCGTGTTTATTATTTAAAGCGTTCATTAAACCTTGGGCACCTTGAGGAGTATTGGCATTTCGTTTCATGGCTCCCATTAAAAGCGGTATTGCCATTGCGACAACCGAAGCGGTTTTATCCTCCGGCTGACGAGTTTCGTTACTTACTCCGCTAACGATCTGTCTTCCCAGATCACTATTTAATAAATCCATTATACCTGCCATCTTGTTATCTTTTTGGTTCGACTTTTCAATTTACTAAACGCTATTATACTTTTTCCAGGATATTAATGATCTGCTCTGCGAGCTCGGTTCCAATTCTATCCTGAGCCTCCGCAGTAGCAGCTCCAATATGAGGACTTAACGAAATGTTTCCGTTCATAAGGACTTTGAGCGCCGGGGTGGGTTCTTCTTCAAAAGTATCCAGGGCAGCAAAAGATAACTTTCCGCTTTCCAAAGCTTCTATTAGTGCTTTTTCATCGATTACCCCACCACGGGCAGCATTTATGATAGCTGCACCATCCTTCATTTGTTCTATTTGGGTCTTTCCGATGATATAATCCTTCTGTGCTGGAACATGAAGCGTAATAAAATCACTGTGTTTGATCAATTCTGAAACAGGCTCTGTTTTTATTTTTAATGTGATCTCCTGTCCGTCGTAAAAATCGAGGGTGATGTCTGCTTCACCTACGTGATTATCACTCGCGATAACTTTCATACCACAGCCCAGAGCGATCTTAGCCACTTCGCGACCAATTCTTCCGAAACCAATAATACCAATGGTTTTACCTCTTAATTCTCTTCCCGAAGCATAGCTTTTCTTTAACTCTTTAAACTTGGTGTCTCCTTCCAACGGCATATTACGGTTTGCATCAAAGAGGAAGCGAACGCCACCAAATAGATGTGCGAAAACCAGTTCAGCTACAGAAGCAGACGAGGCTGCCGGTGTATTGATCACTTTCAATCCCTTTTCACGAGCGTATTCCACGTCAATATTGTCCATTCCCACGCCTCCGCGACCAATGATCTTAAGACCTGGACATGCATCGATTATGTTCTTTCTAACCTGTGTCGCGCTACGAACCAAAATAACGTCTATATTGTTCTCATTTATATAATTGATAAGCTGTTCTTGTGCAACACTTACTGTGATAACTTCAAAACCTGCATTTTCAAGAGCTTCAATTCCACTTTTTGAGATTCCGTCGTTGGCTAATACTTTCATGTTCAGATAAAATTTTTATGTTCTTTTTTATTTCTTATTCCTATTAATTTGTGGGTACCTATGACTTGCGCTCTAATTCTTTCATCACATCTACCAATACCTGAACACTTTCCAGCGGTAAGGCATTGTACATCGAAGCCCGGTATCCGCCTACGCTTCTGTGTCCGTTAAGACCGTTGATGCCTGCTTCCTTCCACATCGCATCAAATGAATCTTTTACGGCTTCATTGGTAAGATTAAAGGTGGCATTCATATTAGACCGGTCTTGGTTCTCGGTGACAAATCCTTTAAATAAAGGGTTTCTGTCTATTTCAGAATACAAGAGATCGGCTTTTTGGTTGTTAATTTTTTCAATGGCAGGAATTCCCCCCATATCTTTGAGCCACTGAAGGGTAAGCATAGAAACATAGACCGGAAAAACTGCCGGAGTATTAAACATACTTTCTTTCGCTATATGTACCTTATAATCCAGCATAGATGGGATTGCTCTGGAAACCCTACCGAGGATAGATTCTTTAATAACAACCAGCGTTGTTCCGGCCGGTCCCATGTTTTTCTGAGCACCTGCGTAGATAAGATCGAATTTAGAGAAGTCCAACACCCTTGAAAATATATCACTACTCATATCGCACACCAATGTGGCATCGGTTTCAGGAAACCGTTTTAACTGAGTTCCGAAGATGGTGTTATTGCTCGTACAATGAAAATAATCAGCATCTGCAGGAATAGAATAATTTTTAGGTATATAATTGAAGTTTTGATCTTTAGATGATGCTACTTCAACTATCTCTCCAAATAACTTTGCTTCCTTGATAGCCTTGTCGGCCCATGTTCCGGTATTTAAATATGCTGCCTTTTTTTCAAGCAGATTGTAAGCAACCATTAAGAATTCCATACTGGCTCCTCCTTGCAGAAACAGTGCTTGATACCCTTTATTATGAAGTCCTAAATGCTCCAGTGCCAGCGCTCTAGCCGAATCCATAACTTCGACGAAATCTTTACTTCGATGAGAGATCTCGATCAACGAAAGATCCAGACCGTTAAAATTAATTACCGCTTCAGAAGCTTTTTTCAGAACGGATTGAGGCAGGATACAAGGCCCGGCGCTAAAATTATGCTTTTTCATAAATAGGAAATTTCAAGTTGCAAAGATGTAAAATATGACAGGAATTAGGGTTAATTAAATGATAATTTATCAAGATAGTTTCAACAAAAAGTCCAGAGTATCAACACCATCGGCATAATCCCACAACTGTGGCGTTTGCGCTTTGCCGAAGTTAATTTCGTTCGATATTCCAGAATCTGATACAATACATTGTATCCTTTCAGAATTCGCGGCAAGCTTGTCACGTAGCGACTTCGTATCGCTGTAATATTCATAAAAGACAACAGAAATAGGCGAGGAGTAGCTCGCATCTTCCTTCAGTAACAGAAATTCATTATCCAGCAATTGGATCCCACTCATGAGGTATACGGCCTTGTTGTAATCGTAATTATTGATGTATTTATTATGCTGAATAATGTCCTTTTTCTCAAATACGGCATTAAAGAAATCATCAAAATTATAGTCTTCCGGGACAAACAATTTAGAAACGTTTCTACAACCGAGTCCGAAGTACGTAAAAATATCATCGGCCAGAGCTTGCAGTTGTGCCGGGGTCTCACCACCTGTTAATACAGCAACCGAATTACGGTTTTTCCTAATGATATGCGGATATCTCGAAAAATAATGATCAAAATATCTTGCGGTATTGTTGCTTCCTGTCGCGATCACCGCGTCAAAATCACTCAATTTATCTTTAGTGATCGTTATCCTACCCTGAAATTGGGGTTCAATAATTTGCAGATATTCTGAAAGCAGTGGTAGTATCTGATCGTCGTTGGATGATTGTTTTATAAGGATTTGATTGCCGGAGATGAGGACCGATATAAAATCGTGAAAGCCCACCAAAGGAATATTCCCCGCCATGATCACGGCTATCGTCTTTGGGGCACCATTCTTAAAATTGTACTTCGAGGTCCACTTTTTCAAGTTTTCTTCGGAAAGGGCTTCAGACCAGGATGCACACGCAAAGCGCAGATTGTCCCGAGTAAACCAGCCGTTGTGATCTTTTGCCGATTGCAATTGCTGAAGCATACGTTCAAAATATGACTCATTTGCAGGAATTTGCGGATTTTTAATAGCGCCTTCCGAAGCAAATTGTCCTAAAAATGAACCCAAGGTAGCAAATGCGTTAATTCTTTGTTGTAATTGCATACTTAGTTTGGAGTTGCCCTTTATAGGCATTAAATTTGCGGCAAAGTTAGAAAAAGAAAAACCTATGGCAATCATAATAACAGATGAATGTATCAATTGCGGAGCCTGTGAACCCGAATGCCCTAACACGGCAATCTACGAAGGTGCCGATGATTGGCGTTATGCAGATGGAACAGATCTGGAGGGAACTGTAGTACTTCCGAATGGAAAACAGGTAGATGCCAATGAGACTCAGGAGCCTGTAAGTGATGAAATTTATTATATAGTTCCCGATAAGTGTACCGAATGTAAAGGCTTCCATGAAGAGCCTCAATGTGCTGCTGTTTGTCCGGTAGATTGCTGTGTCCCGGATGAGGATCACGTAGAAAGTGAAGAAACCTTATTGGCTAAACAGTCCTTTATGCATAAAGAATAACACCATAAAGCATAAAAAAGAACCCTCCGATTTTCAATTGAAAATACCGGAGGGTTTCTTTTTTGTGGGGATTAAGATCTATTACATCTTATTCTTTTTGATGGTCGTTTTAGTCTTCACATCAAGCGTATATAGCGTAGTTACAATACTATCGCTTTCCGGATCGTAACTCTCTACCACAAAGTTTCCATTTTGATTAAAGTATCCAAATGAACTTACACCATCCTGAGTTAATATATAATATCCTGCCTGAGACGAAGGACGCAGGGTAGCATAAGGCGTCATTACATCGTTTTCGGCATAGGTCATTAAATTATAACCGCTGGTTTCTCTTGGAGCAAATCTATATGTCACCCCGTCGTTACTAAAGTCTACATCGGTGTTTACTTTGGTAGGCAGCATTTGAGTATCAAAATTATGCGTTCCGTCGAAGTTCTTTAATGCCATATCCTGGGTCTCTGTCTTAGTGACCTCTTTGGTCTGAACATCCACACCTTTACTATCTTTTACGGTAGTTTTGGTGACCGTTGTTTCCTTTTTCTCGTTCTCTGTTTGAGTTTCCTGCGCAAATAGCATACTTCCCGAAGCAAGTAACAGCGCTGTTAAAATTAATTTTCTCATAATTAGATGTTTTTAAAGTTAAGATTATTAGACTATTTATTGAAAGACAACCAATAAGGTTGCCTTTTGGGTTTATTTATTGTTCTTATTCATTTTATCCAGTTTCTTTTTAAGATTAGGATCCTTGATGTCGATCTTGTATACATAATTCATTACCCCGTCATTGTCGGGATCATAAGCTTCTACCACAAAATCTCCATCCTGATTAAAATATCCGAATGAGTTTTTCCCATTTCTGGTATAGATATAATATCCCGGCTGACTGGACGGATAAATTCTCGCATACTCATCATTTCCATCTAAATTTACAATGGCATATCCTGGTTTTACAGGCTTAAAGCGATACACTACACCGTCGTAATCGTAGTCCACATCTGTATTTACCTTTGTGGGAAGCATTACCGTGTTAAAATCGTGCTTACCATCATAGTTAGTGAGCGCCTTGTCCTGAACTTCAGTTCTGGTAACCTCTTTTATTTTAACAGATTTTCCCTTGTCATCACTAGAGGTAGTTTTGGTAACTACTGTTTCTTTTTTCTCGTTTTCTACTTGTGCAAAACCAGCCGTTGTAAAGGCTGTTAACGCAAAAATTAAAAGTATCCTTTTCATAATATCTAGGTTTAAATGCTTGGTTTAAAATTTAATACGATCAAATGTACCCAGAGACTGAGTTAAATTGTTTTAAGACAGTTATAAGTCTTTATTAATCTTTTCTCTGATTAACACTTTTTAACATAATTACTCTTAAAAGCGGGTAGTATAGGATCAATATGCTGCAGAAGCGCCTTTATTTATTTTTGTACATTTAGATCAAATCCCGTATGACATGCCTACTTGGTTACACATAGTTATTTGGATACTCGTGGTATATATTGTAATAAGCATAGTCTTGTATTATGTACAGGATTATTTTTTGTTTAAACCTGAAAAATTACCTCGAGATTATGAGTTCTATTATGAAAATCAAGTAGTTAAAGAATACAACCTCGAAACCCGAGATGGGGCAGTGATAAACGGACTTCACTTTTGTGTGAAACATCCCAAAGGCGTTGTGTTATATTTAAAGGGAAATTCTAAGAGTATTAAAGGGTGGGGCAAATTTGCTGTTGATTTCACCAGACATGGCTACGATGTGATCATGGTCGATTACCGGGGCTTTGGTAAAAGTAGTGGAAAGCGTTCCCAAAAAGCGATTAAAAGAGATCTTCAATATGTATATGACAAGATACGGGAGCAGGTGGCCGAAAAGTATATTATTCTTTATGGTCGTTCATTGGGTTCAGGATTTGCAACCAAACTCGCTTCAATGAACAATCCCAAAATGCTTATTCTGGATGCTCCTTATTACAGCCTTACCAAAGTTACCGGCAGATACATGCCATTTATGCCACTTTCTATCATTATGCGCTACCCCATGCCTACATATAAATGGCTGAAATATGTAAACTGCCCGGTTCATATCATACATGGAACGAAGGATAATCTTATTCCCTTTAAAACCAGTGTAAAATTATCTCAGATTAAACCGAAGCTCACTCGATTATATCCCATTATCGGCGGCGGTCATAAAAATTTAAACAATTTTGAATCCTATCACAGAATGTTGGGCGAGATCATCACTTCAGAGCCACAGAAGATCGATCTTGAATCCACAAGTCTAGGAGTAAAACATTCGGCAGGAAATTAGAATGAAAAGCGTTATAAAACTTGTACTTTTTATATTTTCGGCCGCCTTACTTTTTATTATGGGAATATACCTGCTTCAGGAAAAGATCATTTTTCAGCCTACACCCTTGCCTCAGGACCATCAATATGTTCTGGATGTTCCATTTACTGAATTCTTCATAGAATCTAACGATGGAGCCCGGCTAAACGGCCTGCATTTAAAGGTCGAAGATCCAAAGGGTATGATCGTATACTATCACGGAAATGCCGGCGACCTGCAACGATGGGGCGAGATTTGTTCTTTTTTTCTTCAATTTCATTATGACGTACTAGTAATGGATTACCGGACCTATGGCAAGAGTACAGGGAAGTTAACCGAAAAGAATCTTTATAGCGATGCGCAATTATTCTATGATAAGGCAAAAGAAGATTTTTCTGAAGAAAATATTGTCATTTACGGTCGCTCTCTGGGCGCTTCCATAGCCACTAAGATCGCTTCTGAGAATGAACCTTCTCAATTGATCCTGGAAACACCGTTTTATTCGCTTACCGATCTGGTAAAGGACAAATTTAAGATCCTTCCGGTGAGTAAGTTGTTAAAATATCGTTTTCCATCCTCGACTTTTATTAAGAGTGTTTCATGCCCTGTTACGATTTTACACGGTACAGCCGACGGTGTAGTTCCTTACGAGTCGGGTTTAAAATTATTCAATTCCATTTCGAATAAACCCCGGACTTTAGTCACCATTGAAGGAGGCGGACATAATGATCTTATAAATTTTGATACCTATAGCACGGCAATTCAAAATGCATTGCAATAAAAAACCCGGCATTTGCCGGGTGATTTTATAAAAAGCTGTTGCGGTTAATTTCCGTCGTCACCTTTCTTTAATTTTGCCATTCCTTTTGGACGGTGTTCCAGTTTTTTCCGTTGTTCTTCCAACTGCCGCTCCATTTCCTTCTTCTTTTCGAGAAGTATTTGCCGTTCTCTTTCTGCTTTGGCTTTTTCTGCTTTGATTGAAGCTTCCAGTTGTGCCTGTTTTTCGGCTTCTATAGCCTTCATTTTTGCTTCATTCTCGGCATCGATATTGGTAGAATTATCAACAACTTCAACTTTGTCTTTCTTATTGACCTTTACATCCGAATTCTGATCTTGTTCGTCGGTACCCTCAACTTCAATGATACCTTCTTCGGTTTCGGTCTCGGCAACCACCACGGTTTCTACTTTAGTATCCTTTTTGGTTACCTTCTTTACCGTTGTCGTTTCGTTTATATCTTTATTCACCTGAGCATTGACTGCAGCTAAACTAAATAATACTGCACATGCGGTTAACATTAAATTTTTCATACGTATTGGTTCTTTAGATTATTAAGTATAAACCTACGGATTTTGTTGTTAATCTATTGCCAATACAGTGCAAATGTTTTCCTATTTTTTCTGAAAAATCACTCGATTCATATTCTGTTTTTTCTATTCTGAAAATGTATATTTGCAGCCTTAATATCTGAAGCAAAATAAAACGGAAGCTTCGTTAAAAACCCGAATATGAAAGCCGGAATAGTAGGATTACCAAATGTAGGGAAATCTACCCTGTTTAATTGTCTGTCTAATGCAAAAGCGCAAAGTGCAAACTTTCCCTTTTGTACCATAGAGCCGAACATAGGAGTAGTTAATGTTCCCGATGAACGCCTGGTGAAACTTGAAGAATTGGTAAATCCGGAGCGAGTTGTTCCCGCTACAGTAGAGATCGTCGATATTGCCGGACTCGTAAAGGGAGCGAGTAAGGGCGAAGGTCTTGGAAATCAGTTTCTGGGCAATATTCGTGAAACCGATGCCATTCTCCATGTACTCCGGTGTTTTGATAATGATAATATAGTTCATGTAGACGGAAGTGTGGATCCTGTTCGTGATAAGGAAACCATCGATATAGAACTACAGTTAAAAGACCTTGAAACCACCGAAAAAAAGCTTGAAAAAGTAAAACGCGCTGCTCGAACCGGTAATAAGGAGGCTCAAAAAGAAGAAGCAGCACTTCAAAAAGTGCTCAAGGGACTTGAATCCGGAATTTCTGTGAGAGCTATAGAGCTAACTCCTTCTGAGCGGGAAGACTATATCGATCAGATGCAGTTTATAACCGATAAGCCTGTGATGTATGTGTGTAATGTTGATGAAAGTGCTGCTGCTACCGGAAATGCCTATGTAGATAAGGTAAAAGAGGCTGTAGCCCATGAAAATGCCGAAGTTCTGGTGCTCGCTGTTGGAACTGAAGCCGATATCACCGAACTGGAAACTTTCGAAGAACGTCAGTTATTTTTGGAAGATCTAGGACTGGAAGAGCCCGGTTCGGCAAAACTTATCCGAGGAGCCTATCGATTATTAAATCTTCAAACCTATTTTACCGCAGGAGTAAAAGAAGTTCGCGCATGGACCATTCCTGTGGGGTCTACTGCGCCTCAGGCCGCAGGTGTGATTCACACCGATTTTGAAAAAGGTTTTATTAGGGCAGAGGTTATAAAGTACTCCGATTTCGAAACTCTGGGTAGTGAAGCCAAGGTTAAGGAAGCCGGAAAGTTAAGCGTTGAGGGTAAAGAGTATATCGTACAGGATGGTGATGTAATGCACTTCCGTTTTAATGTTTAATAACTAATTGAGAAGTGAGGCGTGAGGCATAATTGTAATAACAATTATGGATCGCACATCACTCCATTGATCCAACAACTTCTGCTTTTATGAAGTTACCATTCAAAGTACTAAAACGTAATCCGCATCGTCATCGCTTTATATCGATCTCCAGTGCGACTTTCACCGCTAACAGGGTAAATTGAGATATTGTCATTTTTCTTTTTGTGCAGTTCGGGTACGAGTATTCCTGTAGCTGCTCCAAGAACATATCCAAGCGTTACATCGGTTAAAAAATGTTGTCCAGCTTCTATACGCAGATAGGCTACAACCGCAGGAACTGTGGCAGCTCCTGCCCAGATCCAAGGTTTTGCAGGTGAATCGGGATTAAAATCGCTGTAAACCTTTGCTGCAAAGAAAGTCGCAGCCGCTGAAGCCGCAACGTGACCGGCATAGAAGGAACGCTGACCGTTATTGGAAAGTCGTCTTTCTAACGGGGTGTCTCCACTGTCGTCGTAGACATAAGGACGTGAACGGTCTATTAACCCGGCCGTAAGGGTGTACATGGTAGCCGTAGTACCCAATGTCTCCAGATACAGGACGGCAATTTGTCCGGTATGGTCATTCATTTTATCATCGAATAGGAATACAAATGGAGTAGCAAAGGAAATTCCAAATGGAATATCGCTAAGATTACTGGCACTTTCAGAATGGTTTCCGGCAGCCCAGCGATCAATACCGTTGATATCATCGATATTGAGGTTGTTAAATTCCTCCATGGTCATATCATCCTTATTCTGAATAAGAAGCAAACCTCCGGCGCTACCGGCAAGACCAAGGCCGGTCCAGATAGCATCAGTGGTCCAGTCCAGCTGATAAGGCGAGTCGGATTCCTGAGCGTTCGAACATATAAAGACTAATAAAAAGGCGGGTAGTAGTATGTATTTTTTCATAACCCAAATATAGATGAAGAGATTTCAGTTACATTTTCATTTAACGTTTTCTTAATTGAATTTTAAGGAAGAATTTTGAATCCAATTTAACGTTTTACTGAAGAAATTTTCCGAATCTTACTAACAATTAGCGGCTTCCAATTGTTAATTACTTTAGGCGTTCGGGGTTTCAATTTTGTACTCGAAATTCTATATTTATCCACTATTCACAAGACTTTATGGCTCAAACAGAATATACCGAAGATAATATACGCTCACTCGATTGGAAAGAACATATTCGAATGCGACCCGGGATGTATATCGGGAAGTTGGGTGATGGCTCTTCACCGGATGATGGAATTTATATTTTGCTTAAAGAAGTGATCGATAACTGTATTGACGAATTTGTCATGGGAGCAGGTAAGACCATTGAGATCCGAATTAAGGATAAAGAAGTGAAGGTAAGGGACTACGGACGCGGGATACCGCTAGGTAAGGTAGTGGATGTGGTTTCAAAAATGAATACTGGTGGAAAATATGACACCAGAGCCTTTAAGAAGTCGGTTGGACTTAACGGGGTAGGTACGAAAGCGGTAAATGCACTTTCGGCTTATTTTAAAGTAGAATCGGTAAGGGACAACCAAATGAAAACCGCCGAATTCGAGCTGGGAGAATTAAAAAATAGTCCCGATATAGAAGACACTACGAAGCGAAAGGGAACCAAGGTTGTCTTTATTCCGGATGAAAGTATTTTTAAGAATTATAAGTACCGAACCGAATATGTTTCAAAGATGTTGATGAACTACGTCTATCTCAATCCGGGATTGACCATCGACTTCAACGGAGAAAAATTTGTTTCAGAAAACGGATTGAAAGACCTCCTGGAAGACAATATGTCTAAAGAGGACATGCTTTACCCCGTCATTCACCTTAGGGGTGAGGATATTGAGATAGCCATGACCCACAGCAAAACGCAGTACAGCGAGGAATACCACAGTTTTGTGAACGGGCAGCACACCACTCAGGGTGGAACGCATCAGGCGGCATTCAGAGAGAGTCTTGTGAAGACGATTAGAGAATTCTACGGAAAGAATTACGAAGCGAGCGATATTCGAAAATCCATTGTTTCGGCCATTAGTATAAAGGTGATGGAGCCCGTCTTC is from Constantimarinum furrinae and encodes:
- a CDS encoding DUF6787 family protein; translated protein: MKKLKERWNIETNWQLMIIFVVFAVTGSTSAKFAGPTTDFFGITKEMGWYIYWPFRILVIFPLYQVLLVFFGWLYGQYDFFWNFEKKMLRAMKLGFLIKN
- a CDS encoding D-2-hydroxyacid dehydrogenase; amino-acid sequence: MKVLANDGISKSGIEALENAGFEVITVSVAQEQLINYINENNIDVILVRSATQVRKNIIDACPGLKIIGRGGVGMDNIDVEYAREKGLKVINTPAASSASVAELVFAHLFGGVRFLFDANRNMPLEGDTKFKELKKSYASGRELRGKTIGIIGFGRIGREVAKIALGCGMKVIASDNHVGEADITLDFYDGQEITLKIKTEPVSELIKHSDFITLHVPAQKDYIIGKTQIEQMKDGAAIINAARGGVIDEKALIEALESGKLSFAALDTFEEEPTPALKVLMNGNISLSPHIGAATAEAQDRIGTELAEQIINILEKV
- a CDS encoding alpha/beta hydrolase, producing MKSVIKLVLFIFSAALLFIMGIYLLQEKIIFQPTPLPQDHQYVLDVPFTEFFIESNDGARLNGLHLKVEDPKGMIVYYHGNAGDLQRWGEICSFFLQFHYDVLVMDYRTYGKSTGKLTEKNLYSDAQLFYDKAKEDFSEENIVIYGRSLGASIATKIASENEPSQLILETPFYSLTDLVKDKFKILPVSKLLKYRFPSSTFIKSVSCPVTILHGTADGVVPYESGLKLFNSISNKPRTLVTIEGGGHNDLINFDTYSTAIQNALQ
- the serC gene encoding 3-phosphoserine/phosphohydroxythreonine transaminase yields the protein MKKHNFSAGPCILPQSVLKKASEAVINFNGLDLSLIEISHRSKDFVEVMDSARALALEHLGLHNKGYQALFLQGGASMEFLMVAYNLLEKKAAYLNTGTWADKAIKEAKLFGEIVEVASSKDQNFNYIPKNYSIPADADYFHCTSNNTIFGTQLKRFPETDATLVCDMSSDIFSRVLDFSKFDLIYAGAQKNMGPAGTTLVVIKESILGRVSRAIPSMLDYKVHIAKESMFNTPAVFPVYVSMLTLQWLKDMGGIPAIEKINNQKADLLYSEIDRNPLFKGFVTENQDRSNMNATFNLTNEAVKDSFDAMWKEAGINGLNGHRSVGGYRASMYNALPLESVQVLVDVMKELERKS
- a CDS encoding 4Fe-4S dicluster domain-containing protein, which translates into the protein MAIIITDECINCGACEPECPNTAIYEGADDWRYADGTDLEGTVVLPNGKQVDANETQEPVSDEIYYIVPDKCTECKGFHEEPQCAAVCPVDCCVPDEDHVESEETLLAKQSFMHKE
- a CDS encoding DUF6146 family protein, whose translation is MKYLIFVLGISLGIYSCNSGKATMSSAEDMSEMKNDTIRIANEELEYEIIILEQGFDRYMSTQPPESYYSVTFLERKNQFYVMEYNRRVQDIKYSRILYPQTIEYNPNIRYGLEVNYLLYHYFQFFETKYKQRLL
- a CDS encoding DUF937 domain-containing protein, producing MAGIMDLLNSDLGRQIVSGVSNETRQPEDKTASVVAMAIPLLMGAMKRNANTPQGAQGLMNALNNKHDGSILDNLGGLFGGGVNEDVKIDGLGILGHVLGGSQDNVVGALSKKSGMDSNSVMQILTVLAPIVLGYLGKQQRQKSIKSQGALDGLLGGMLGGGSTSQQKQQSLIESLLDGDGDGSVVDDIAGMVLGGGSKKGGLLGGLFGR
- a CDS encoding alpha/beta hydrolase, whose protein sequence is MPTWLHIVIWILVVYIVISIVLYYVQDYFLFKPEKLPRDYEFYYENQVVKEYNLETRDGAVINGLHFCVKHPKGVVLYLKGNSKSIKGWGKFAVDFTRHGYDVIMVDYRGFGKSSGKRSQKAIKRDLQYVYDKIREQVAEKYIILYGRSLGSGFATKLASMNNPKMLILDAPYYSLTKVTGRYMPFMPLSIIMRYPMPTYKWLKYVNCPVHIIHGTKDNLIPFKTSVKLSQIKPKLTRLYPIIGGGHKNLNNFESYHRMLGEIITSEPQKIDLESTSLGVKHSAGN
- the ychF gene encoding redox-regulated ATPase YchF; protein product: MKAGIVGLPNVGKSTLFNCLSNAKAQSANFPFCTIEPNIGVVNVPDERLVKLEELVNPERVVPATVEIVDIAGLVKGASKGEGLGNQFLGNIRETDAILHVLRCFDNDNIVHVDGSVDPVRDKETIDIELQLKDLETTEKKLEKVKRAARTGNKEAQKEEAALQKVLKGLESGISVRAIELTPSEREDYIDQMQFITDKPVMYVCNVDESAAATGNAYVDKVKEAVAHENAEVLVLAVGTEADITELETFEERQLFLEDLGLEEPGSAKLIRGAYRLLNLQTYFTAGVKEVRAWTIPVGSTAPQAAGVIHTDFEKGFIRAEVIKYSDFETLGSEAKVKEAGKLSVEGKEYIVQDGDVMHFRFNV
- a CDS encoding acyl-CoA reductase, translating into MQLQQRINAFATLGSFLGQFASEGAIKNPQIPANESYFERMLQQLQSAKDHNGWFTRDNLRFACASWSEALSEENLKKWTSKYNFKNGAPKTIAVIMAGNIPLVGFHDFISVLISGNQILIKQSSNDDQILPLLSEYLQIIEPQFQGRITITKDKLSDFDAVIATGSNNTARYFDHYFSRYPHIIRKNRNSVAVLTGGETPAQLQALADDIFTYFGLGCRNVSKLFVPEDYNFDDFFNAVFEKKDIIQHNKYINNYDYNKAVYLMSGIQLLDNEFLLLKEDASYSSPISVVFYEYYSDTKSLRDKLAANSERIQCIVSDSGISNEINFGKAQTPQLWDYADGVDTLDFLLKLS
- a CDS encoding phosphatase PAP2 family protein encodes the protein MKKYILLPAFLLVFICSNAQESDSPYQLDWTTDAIWTGLGLAGSAGGLLLIQNKDDMTMEEFNNLNIDDINGIDRWAAGNHSESASNLSDIPFGISFATPFVFLFDDKMNDHTGQIAVLYLETLGTTATMYTLTAGLIDRSRPYVYDDSGDTPLERRLSNNGQRSFYAGHVAASAAATFFAAKVYSDFNPDSPAKPWIWAGAATVPAVVAYLRIEAGQHFLTDVTLGYVLGAATGILVPELHKKKNDNISIYPVSGESRTGDRYKAMTMRITF